In Crinalium epipsammum PCC 9333, the following are encoded in one genomic region:
- a CDS encoding ABC transporter permease subunit (The N-terminal region of this protein, as described by TIGR01726, is a three transmembrane segment that identifies a subfamily of ABC transporter permease subunits, which specificities that include histidine, arginine, glutamine, glutamate, L-cystine (sic), the opines (in Agrobacterium) octopine and nopaline, etc.), protein MTKFIRFLRQLLISLSCLALVTSCSLNPNPAGSAKQLIVATEPAFPPFEVQAASGKLEGFDIDVINVIGKAANFNVQFQSLPFDGIIPALQSKTVDAAISAITITPERLNTISFSQPYFKAGLAIAVRANNSDIINFDSLKNKKIAVQIGTTGAKKAQTIPGVQIRTFDSAPLALQELFNGNVDAVINDAPVTLYALKTGNLQGIKIVSQLLTEEYYGIATAKNSPNLKTINQGLTSILNNGTYAQIYQKWFNTQPPQLPKTLPGATSTGVLSSPSVILTALPNLLRGALVTLQLTALSVFLGMMAGSLIGIAHLSKVKPIGWAARAYIDFFRGTPLLVQIFMIYFGLPALMQEFGLNFNLDRLVGAVTALSLNSAAYLAEIVRAGIQSIEPGQAEAAQSLGMSSSQTMRYIIFPQALRRMLPPLGNEFITLLKDTSLVAIIGFEELFRQGQLIVADNYRAFEIYTAIALIYLCLTVLSSYLFSFLERLMNPVKNTSN, encoded by the coding sequence ATGACTAAATTTATTCGGTTTTTACGTCAGCTATTGATTTCCTTAAGCTGTCTAGCCTTAGTAACTAGCTGTAGCCTGAATCCTAATCCTGCTGGGAGTGCTAAACAACTAATAGTTGCCACCGAACCAGCTTTTCCTCCCTTTGAGGTACAAGCAGCTAGCGGTAAATTGGAAGGATTTGATATTGATGTAATCAATGTTATTGGCAAAGCTGCTAACTTTAATGTGCAATTTCAGAGTTTACCTTTCGACGGAATTATCCCAGCATTGCAGTCAAAAACCGTCGATGCAGCTATCAGTGCCATTACTATCACACCAGAACGCCTGAATACTATTTCATTTTCCCAACCTTATTTTAAAGCAGGACTGGCGATCGCTGTTCGAGCTAACAATAGCGACATCATCAACTTTGACAGCCTTAAAAATAAGAAAATTGCCGTCCAAATCGGCACAACTGGCGCTAAAAAAGCTCAAACTATTCCTGGTGTCCAAATTCGCACCTTTGATTCCGCCCCCTTAGCCCTTCAAGAACTCTTTAATGGCAACGTTGATGCTGTAATCAACGATGCGCCAGTAACCCTCTACGCACTTAAAACTGGTAATCTTCAAGGAATTAAAATAGTCAGCCAGCTACTTACAGAAGAATACTATGGCATCGCTACAGCCAAGAACTCTCCTAATCTCAAAACTATAAACCAAGGTTTAACAAGCATTTTAAACAATGGCACATACGCCCAAATTTACCAAAAGTGGTTTAACACTCAGCCCCCTCAACTCCCAAAAACATTACCAGGTGCTACCTCCACAGGAGTTTTATCATCTCCTAGCGTAATTTTAACTGCTCTTCCCAACTTACTACGTGGTGCATTAGTTACTCTTCAGCTAACCGCCTTATCAGTCTTTTTAGGAATGATGGCTGGTTCACTAATAGGTATAGCTCATCTATCAAAAGTTAAACCCATAGGTTGGGCTGCTAGAGCTTACATTGATTTCTTTCGGGGTACACCCCTGCTAGTGCAAATTTTTATGATTTATTTCGGCCTACCTGCACTAATGCAAGAATTCGGCTTAAATTTCAACTTAGATCGTTTAGTAGGCGCTGTTACCGCACTAAGTTTAAATAGTGCTGCCTATCTAGCTGAAATAGTGCGTGCAGGTATCCAATCAATCGAGCCAGGGCAAGCAGAAGCAGCACAATCGCTAGGTATGAGTTCAAGCCAAACCATGCGTTATATTATCTTCCCTCAAGCATTGCGAAGAATGTTACCACCATTAGGCAACGAATTTATTACTCTACTTAAAGATACCAGCTTAGTTGCAATAATTGGATTTGAGGAGCTATTTCGGCAAGGTCAATTAATTGTTGCAGATAACTATCGCGCCTTTGAAATTTATACAGCTATTGCCTTAATTTACTTATGTTTAACAGTTTTATCCTCATACCTGTTTAGTTTTTTAGAGCGTTTAATGAATCCAGTCAAAAACACATCAAACTAA
- a CDS encoding ISNCY-like element ISCep2 family transposase: MLRQKYTIDPRFSRLLKLSGLNNAELDEIDKILGDRQLYEYLESDLSKRYPKTKETGRNSTPVEVIFRLLVLKHLYQISYQEILNRVNENLVLRQFCRVYFNQLPSKSTLIRWANLIKAETLKQFNQRLTELATQLEVTQGEKVRTDGTVVSTNIHFPSDNSLLVDGVRVLNRHIQHARKLIIKQNIPTDHRLFQNRHRTAKIIARKIDDLSRTRTQAGSDKRKLLYQKLLDVASATLKQAQQVKAILHNAIGKDVNKLSKTFQLFINRVEQVINQTFRRIVGQEKVPSSEKIVSIFESHSDIICRGKQNVLVEFGHKVWLDEVDGGIISNYRVLKGNPHDTQQLPETIDQHLKQFGHPPKQISADRGVFSSLNENYAKSQGIKQIILPKPGYKSKERQIQEKKRSFYLGRCWHNGVEGRISFLKRCFGFQRCLYHCEEGFERWVGWGIVVHNFLMIGRTLIHKKSIACE, translated from the coding sequence GTGTTACGTCAAAAATATACCATTGATCCTCGCTTCAGCCGTCTACTGAAATTAAGCGGATTGAATAATGCGGAATTAGATGAGATTGATAAGATTTTAGGAGATAGACAATTATATGAATACCTAGAATCTGATTTATCAAAACGTTATCCTAAAACCAAGGAAACAGGTAGAAATTCCACTCCTGTAGAAGTTATATTCAGGTTACTGGTTCTGAAACATCTCTACCAGATAAGTTATCAAGAGATTCTTAATCGTGTTAATGAAAATTTAGTATTAAGGCAATTCTGTCGAGTCTACTTCAATCAACTCCCTAGTAAAAGTACATTGATTCGCTGGGCGAATTTAATTAAAGCTGAAACCCTTAAGCAATTTAATCAACGTCTTACTGAGTTAGCAACGCAATTAGAAGTTACCCAAGGTGAAAAGGTTAGAACTGATGGTACAGTTGTATCAACCAATATTCACTTTCCTTCTGATAATAGCTTATTGGTAGATGGAGTGAGAGTTTTAAATCGTCATATTCAACACGCTAGAAAATTAATAATAAAGCAAAATATTCCTACTGATCACCGCTTGTTTCAAAACCGCCATCGCACTGCTAAAATTATTGCTCGAAAAATAGATGATTTATCTAGAACTCGAACTCAAGCAGGAAGTGATAAAAGAAAATTACTTTACCAAAAGTTATTAGATGTAGCATCAGCTACCTTAAAGCAAGCCCAGCAAGTTAAAGCTATTTTACACAACGCTATTGGCAAAGATGTAAACAAATTATCCAAAACATTCCAGCTATTTATCAATCGTGTTGAACAAGTTATCAATCAGACATTTAGACGGATAGTGGGGCAAGAAAAAGTCCCATCTTCTGAAAAAATTGTCAGTATTTTTGAAAGCCATAGCGACATTATTTGCCGTGGTAAACAGAATGTATTAGTTGAATTTGGTCATAAAGTTTGGTTAGATGAAGTAGATGGCGGGATTATTAGTAACTACCGCGTTCTCAAAGGAAATCCTCATGATACCCAACAACTTCCTGAAACTATTGACCAACATCTGAAACAATTTGGTCATCCCCCTAAGCAAATTTCGGCTGATCGAGGTGTTTTTTCGAGCCTTAATGAAAATTATGCTAAAAGCCAAGGAATTAAGCAAATTATTTTACCTAAGCCGGGATATAAATCAAAAGAACGGCAGATACAAGAGAAAAAAAGAAGTTTTTATTTAGGTCGTTGTTGGCACAATGGTGTTGAGGGGCGTATTAGTTTTCTTAAACGTTGTTTTGGGTTCCAACGTTGTTTATATCATTGTGAAGAGGGTTTTGAGCGTTGGGTAGGTTGGGGTATAGTTGTACATAATTTTTTGATGATAGGACGAACTTTAATTCATAAAAAAAGCATTGCTTGTGAATGA
- a CDS encoding NF041680 family putative transposase encodes MNCERLQRFRQQAYELLGKAKDATFELADAVMTTRHAECLGDFALNPVFRRQWSSAYEALQDCQPEREKLMELYIQQMLDVSRPLLAVDHTGWNRPDARTLKERTYQHQAGAIPGNSSVGIGFGYSSIAWIPESSGSWALPLRHERISSWDTPISKAAFQLQQVCQDLEQRPIVLFDREYGCASLVNQTAEIAADKLMRLRSNLCLYSAPSAYSGRGRPCKHGDKFKLNDPHSWWDPDQTIELNDAKLGQLRVTQWQNLHFRNSAAHGMTLILLERKAINTNHRDAKPLWLVWIGESQPELEHIWQQYLRRFAIDHWYRFIKQTLHWTLPQLSTAEQCDRWSDLMPLLTWQLWLATDLVRQYHLPWQKPLTKLTPGRVAQSMFSLLFKIGTPACAPKLRGNSPGWPIGKSRQRRTRYPIVKKGFSRSQKQPKPAA; translated from the coding sequence ATGAACTGTGAACGATTACAAAGATTTCGTCAACAAGCATACGAACTACTAGGGAAAGCCAAAGATGCTACGTTTGAACTAGCAGATGCGGTAATGACGACTCGTCATGCTGAGTGCTTGGGGGACTTTGCTTTAAATCCGGTATTTCGTCGCCAATGGTCAAGTGCGTATGAAGCTTTGCAAGATTGCCAACCGGAGCGCGAAAAATTGATGGAATTGTACATCCAGCAAATGTTAGATGTATCTCGTCCATTATTAGCAGTAGACCATACAGGATGGAATAGACCTGATGCTCGGACTTTAAAAGAAAGGACTTATCAGCATCAAGCAGGTGCTATTCCAGGGAATAGCAGTGTAGGCATTGGCTTCGGTTACAGTAGCATAGCTTGGATTCCAGAGAGTTCTGGTAGCTGGGCATTACCCTTAAGGCATGAACGCATTAGTAGTTGGGACACGCCCATCAGTAAAGCTGCTTTTCAATTACAGCAAGTTTGTCAGGATCTTGAGCAAAGACCGATAGTATTATTTGACCGCGAATATGGTTGTGCCAGTTTAGTTAACCAAACAGCAGAGATAGCGGCTGATAAACTGATGCGTTTGCGCTCCAACCTTTGTCTATACTCCGCTCCGTCTGCATACTCCGGTCGTGGGCGACCATGCAAACACGGTGATAAGTTTAAACTCAATGACCCCCACTCCTGGTGGGACCCTGACCAAACCATCGAATTAAATGACGCAAAGCTAGGACAATTACGAGTAACACAGTGGCAGAACTTGCACTTTAGAAATAGTGCTGCACATGGGATGACACTGATTCTACTAGAACGAAAAGCTATTAATACTAATCATCGAGATGCTAAACCTTTATGGTTAGTTTGGATTGGTGAAAGCCAACCAGAACTAGAACACATTTGGCAGCAATATTTGCGTCGCTTTGCGATTGACCATTGGTATCGCTTCATTAAACAAACACTACACTGGACATTACCTCAACTAAGTACAGCCGAACAATGTGACCGATGGAGTGATTTAATGCCACTGTTAACCTGGCAGTTATGGCTAGCTACTGATCTAGTTCGACAGTATCATTTACCTTGGCAAAAACCCTTAACTAAATTAACTCCAGGGCGGGTGGCTCAATCAATGTTCTCACTTTTATTTAAGATTGGTACGCCTGCTTGTGCTCCCAAACTACGTGGAAATTCTCCCGGCTGGCCTATTGGTAAGTCACGCCAAAGGAGAACTCGCTATCCCATAGTCAAAAAAGGTTTTTCTCGCTCTCAAAAACAACCAAAACCTGCGGCTTAA
- the nadC gene encoding carboxylating nicotinate-nucleotide diphosphorylase has translation MTEQLKQMIAVLPPWIVLDPLLHNWLLEDIGRGDRTTQGLLGWESSSGQASWTAKEVGVIAGLPLAGRVFQLLNSDVSFVAVAAEGEVCQRGQVVAQMQGSLSALLTGERVALNLAMRLSGIATLTRKYVEQIADLPTKLVDTRKTTPGLRLLEKYATQVGGAVNHRMGLDDAVMIKDNHIEAAGGIEKAITRIRSQMPYPLTIEVETETLAQVKEALQYGADIIMLDNMPVEMMRQAVEIIRDRNNRIKIEASGNITLETIRAVAETGVDYISSSAPITRSTWLDLSMNLDLSSMEEKETLG, from the coding sequence ATGACTGAGCAACTCAAACAAATGATCGCAGTTTTACCTCCCTGGATAGTACTAGATCCACTCCTCCACAACTGGTTATTAGAAGATATTGGTCGGGGCGATCGCACAACTCAAGGGTTGTTGGGCTGGGAATCTAGTTCTGGTCAAGCTTCGTGGACTGCTAAAGAAGTTGGTGTGATTGCAGGATTACCTTTAGCTGGGCGAGTATTTCAACTTTTGAATTCAGATGTAAGTTTTGTGGCTGTCGCGGCTGAGGGTGAAGTTTGTCAGCGAGGACAGGTTGTTGCACAGATGCAGGGGTCGTTGTCAGCGTTGCTGACGGGAGAACGAGTTGCTTTAAATTTAGCTATGCGACTAAGTGGAATTGCAACATTAACTCGTAAATATGTTGAGCAAATAGCAGATTTACCAACAAAGCTGGTGGATACTCGCAAAACTACCCCTGGATTAAGGCTGTTGGAAAAGTACGCTACTCAGGTGGGAGGGGCGGTTAATCATCGCATGGGATTAGATGATGCAGTGATGATTAAGGATAATCACATTGAAGCGGCTGGAGGAATAGAAAAAGCTATTACTCGCATCCGTTCCCAAATGCCTTATCCGTTAACTATAGAGGTGGAGACGGAAACACTGGCGCAAGTTAAAGAAGCTTTGCAGTATGGAGCGGATATTATCATGCTGGATAATATGCCTGTGGAAATGATGCGTCAAGCTGTAGAGATAATTCGCGATCGCAATAATCGCATCAAAATTGAGGCTTCGGGTAATATCACTTTGGAAACTATTCGCGCGGTTGCTGAAACGGGTGTGGATTATATATCCAGCAGTGCGCCGATTACTCGCTCAACTTGGTTGGATTTGAGTATGAACCTAGACCTTAGTAGTATGGAGGAGAAAGAAACGCTCGGTTAA
- the argS gene encoding arginine--tRNA ligase, with translation MNSTVEQLKKKFDQALIAAFGSEYAGCDPMLVNASNPKFGDYQSNAPLSLTKRLGKPPRAIAQAIVQHLDINDICQPPVVAGAGFINFTLKPEYLEAQLNAIQANARLGVESPKTKERVVVDFSSPNIAKEMHVGHLRSTIIGDCIARILEFWGHDVLRLNHVGDWGTQFGMLIAYLREAYPEALTTANALDLGDLVSLYRQAKKRFDEDQEFQELARQEVVKLQAGAEDTNRAWQLLCEQSRREFQVIYDLLDVHLQERGESFYNPLLPAVLEDLDKLGLLVENAGAMCVFLDGFTNKEGQPLPLIVKKSDGGYNYATTDLAALRYRIEQDGAERIIYVTDAGQANHFAQFFQVARRAEWIPDDVEVVHVPFGLVLGEDNKKLKTRSGETVRLRDLLDEAIARARTDLKTRLQEEGRQETEEFIENVAKTVGISAVKYADLSQNRTSNYMFSYDKMLALQGNTAPYMLYAYVRIQGISRKGGIDFDNLGADAKILLQEETELVLAKHLLQLSEVLREVEQDLMPNRLCQYLFELSQKFNQFYDRCPVLQAEEPQRISRLSLCDLTARTLKLGLTLLGIPVLERM, from the coding sequence ATGAATTCTACGGTAGAACAACTAAAAAAGAAATTTGATCAGGCTTTGATTGCAGCCTTTGGCAGCGAGTATGCTGGATGCGATCCTATGCTGGTAAATGCTAGTAATCCTAAGTTTGGTGATTATCAGTCAAATGCGCCTCTATCTCTGACTAAGCGGTTGGGGAAGCCGCCACGAGCGATCGCACAAGCAATTGTTCAGCATCTTGATATCAATGATATCTGTCAACCGCCTGTTGTTGCAGGTGCAGGCTTTATCAATTTCACACTCAAACCGGAATATTTAGAAGCCCAACTCAATGCTATTCAGGCAAATGCTCGATTGGGGGTTGAATCTCCTAAAACTAAAGAGCGAGTAGTAGTTGATTTTTCTAGCCCTAATATTGCTAAGGAAATGCACGTTGGGCATTTGCGCTCTACTATTATTGGAGATTGCATTGCTCGGATTTTAGAATTTTGGGGTCACGATGTCCTGCGACTGAATCATGTCGGCGACTGGGGTACTCAGTTTGGAATGTTGATCGCTTATTTGCGGGAAGCATATCCAGAAGCTTTGACTACGGCTAATGCTTTGGATTTAGGTGATTTAGTTTCTTTATATCGTCAAGCTAAGAAGCGGTTTGATGAAGATCAGGAATTTCAAGAACTAGCGCGGCAGGAAGTTGTTAAACTGCAAGCTGGTGCTGAAGATACTAACAGGGCTTGGCAGTTATTGTGTGAGCAATCTCGGCGCGAGTTTCAGGTAATTTATGATTTACTAGATGTTCATCTGCAAGAACGTGGTGAATCTTTTTATAATCCTTTGCTACCAGCAGTTTTAGAAGATTTAGATAAGCTGGGTTTGTTGGTAGAAAACGCTGGTGCTATGTGCGTTTTTCTGGATGGTTTTACTAATAAGGAAGGACAGCCTCTACCGTTGATTGTGAAAAAGTCAGATGGTGGATACAACTACGCTACTACTGATTTAGCAGCGTTGCGCTATCGGATTGAACAGGATGGCGCGGAACGTATTATCTATGTTACGGATGCTGGACAAGCAAATCATTTTGCTCAGTTTTTCCAGGTAGCACGACGGGCGGAGTGGATTCCAGATGATGTGGAAGTGGTTCATGTTCCCTTTGGGCTGGTGTTAGGGGAAGATAATAAAAAGCTGAAAACTCGTTCTGGGGAAACTGTACGGTTGCGTGATTTATTGGATGAGGCGATCGCACGGGCGCGTACTGACTTAAAAACTAGATTACAGGAAGAAGGACGACAAGAAACTGAAGAATTTATTGAAAACGTAGCTAAAACTGTTGGTATTAGTGCGGTTAAATATGCTGATTTAAGCCAAAATCGTACCAGCAATTATATGTTTAGTTACGATAAAATGCTGGCTTTGCAAGGTAATACCGCACCTTATATGCTTTATGCTTATGTGCGGATTCAAGGAATTAGCCGTAAAGGTGGAATTGATTTTGATAACTTGGGTGCAGATGCCAAAATTTTATTGCAGGAAGAAACAGAATTAGTTTTGGCGAAGCATCTCTTACAACTGAGTGAAGTTCTTAGAGAAGTTGAACAAGATTTAATGCCAAATCGGTTGTGTCAATATTTGTTTGAACTTAGTCAGAAGTTTAATCAATTTTATGATCGCTGTCCTGTACTGCAAGCGGAAGAACCGCAACGCATATCAAGGTTATCGTTGTGTGATTTGACCGCTAGAACGTTGAAGTTAGGATTAACCTTGTTAGGTATTCCAGTTTTAGAAAGAATGTAG
- a CDS encoding TerD family protein, whose product MGIQLTKGGRFNLSKEAPNLKKLAIGLGWEVSNSGQNYDIDASVFMLGAAGKVINEKYFVFYNNLKSLDGSVIHSGDNKTGQGEGDDETIYVDLPKVKIAIEQIVFVVTIHEGKEKNQNFSQIKKAFIRLYNQETGIELARYDLKETFSQETALEFGRLYKKDIDWRFQAVGEGYKAGLQSFVDKYLVENKHQEQEQKKESQPAISQGSSKSNGAMVIQLKRVGDSHTFNLRKSSDSEQLLIQVNLNWNRQETQSGGLLKNILGMNKTPDLDLGCIYEMNDSQEGVIQPLGNNFGSKDSFPYIWLDRDDRTGAAVNGENLYIFRPDLIKRIMFFALIYRGASDFKSVQGRMLFKVSNGEEIFLELDNPDNNRPFCAAAMIKNTGSKIVASKEEKYFSGHEEASKHYKFGLNWTIGFK is encoded by the coding sequence ATGGGAATTCAATTAACCAAAGGTGGCAGGTTCAATCTTTCTAAAGAAGCGCCAAATTTAAAAAAGCTTGCTATTGGCTTGGGTTGGGAAGTAAGTAATTCAGGACAAAATTATGATATAGATGCTTCTGTATTTATGTTAGGCGCGGCAGGCAAAGTAATTAATGAAAAATACTTTGTATTCTACAATAATTTGAAATCACTTGATGGCTCAGTAATACATTCAGGCGATAACAAAACTGGGCAAGGTGAAGGTGATGATGAAACCATTTATGTAGATTTGCCAAAAGTTAAAATTGCTATTGAGCAAATTGTTTTTGTTGTTACAATTCACGAAGGAAAAGAAAAAAATCAAAATTTTAGCCAAATTAAAAAGGCGTTTATCAGACTTTATAATCAAGAAACCGGAATTGAGTTAGCTCGATATGATTTAAAAGAAACTTTTTCACAAGAAACTGCTTTAGAGTTTGGCAGGTTATATAAAAAAGATATTGATTGGAGATTTCAAGCAGTAGGGGAAGGCTATAAAGCCGGATTACAAAGTTTTGTAGATAAATATTTGGTTGAGAATAAACATCAAGAACAAGAACAGAAAAAAGAATCTCAGCCAGCTATCTCTCAAGGTAGTAGTAAGAGCAACGGTGCGATGGTTATTCAGCTTAAGAGAGTTGGCGATTCGCATACGTTTAATCTTCGCAAGTCGAGTGACTCTGAGCAGTTACTGATTCAGGTTAACCTCAACTGGAATCGGCAGGAAACCCAGAGTGGTGGGTTATTAAAAAATATCCTTGGTATGAACAAAACACCCGATCTAGATTTAGGATGTATATATGAAATGAATGATAGTCAAGAAGGAGTTATTCAGCCTTTAGGAAACAATTTTGGTTCTAAAGATTCTTTTCCCTATATTTGGCTTGATCGAGATGATCGTACTGGGGCTGCGGTAAACGGCGAAAATCTTTACATTTTTAGACCCGATTTGATTAAACGAATTATGTTCTTTGCGTTGATATATAGGGGAGCTTCTGATTTTAAGTCGGTTCAAGGGCGTATGCTTTTTAAAGTTAGCAATGGGGAAGAGATCTTTCTTGAACTTGATAATCCTGATAATAATCGACCTTTTTGTGCTGCTGCAATGATTAAGAATACTGGCTCCAAAATTGTAGCTTCTAAAGAAGAAAAATACTTTTCAGGGCATGAGGAAGCAAGCAAGCACTATAAATTTGGATTAAATTGGACTATTGGTTTTAAATAA
- a CDS encoding TerD family protein — MSINLSKGERINLSKEAPSLTKAGIGLGWDINATDTGAAFDLDASIFMLGANGKIPNDQYFVFYNNTQSPDGSVKHLGDSLTGEGAGDDETVEIDLSKVDASIQEIVFVVTIHEADTRKQNFGQVRNSFIRIYDNATEKEITKYELEEDFSTETAIEFGKLYRKDGDWRFQAVGAGYKAGLQKFVDQYAS; from the coding sequence ATGTCAATTAACCTCAGCAAAGGTGAAAGAATTAATCTTTCCAAAGAAGCTCCTAGTTTGACAAAAGCCGGAATTGGTTTAGGATGGGATATCAACGCTACAGACACAGGGGCAGCATTTGATTTAGATGCTTCTATATTTATGTTAGGAGCTAATGGCAAAATTCCTAACGATCAATACTTTGTTTTCTACAATAACACCCAATCCCCTGACGGTTCCGTCAAGCATTTGGGAGATAGCCTTACCGGAGAAGGTGCAGGAGATGATGAAACAGTTGAAATTGATCTTAGTAAAGTAGATGCTTCAATTCAAGAAATAGTTTTTGTTGTCACCATCCATGAAGCAGATACAAGAAAGCAAAATTTTGGGCAAGTCAGGAATTCTTTTATCAGAATTTACGACAACGCTACAGAAAAAGAAATTACCAAGTATGAATTAGAAGAAGATTTTTCTACAGAAACAGCAATTGAATTTGGGAAACTTTACAGAAAAGACGGGGATTGGAGATTTCAAGCTGTCGGCGCAGGATATAAAGCAGGACTGCAAAAATTTGTCGATCAGTATGCTTCTTAA
- a CDS encoding TerD family protein gives MAINLEKGQRISLSKEAPGLTKLMCGLGWDVAKPSGGGLFGAFSNNVDYDLDSSVICLDENDKANNQGNVIYFSNLQHKSGAITHLGDNLTGAGDGDDEQILVSLNQIPAEISKLVFTVNIYNCLERKQDFGQIKNAFVRLVNISNNKEIARYNLSGQEYKGMTGMIMAEIYRHNNEWKMAAIGNGVKVNGLGELVKAYA, from the coding sequence ATGGCAATTAATCTAGAAAAAGGTCAACGCATCTCGCTTTCTAAAGAAGCACCAGGACTAACAAAACTCATGTGCGGACTAGGATGGGATGTAGCAAAACCTTCAGGTGGTGGTTTGTTTGGAGCCTTCAGCAATAATGTTGACTACGACCTTGATTCATCTGTTATTTGTTTAGATGAAAATGATAAAGCCAATAATCAGGGTAATGTCATTTATTTTAGTAATCTCCAACATAAATCAGGAGCTATTACTCATCTAGGTGATAATCTTACGGGTGCAGGAGACGGGGACGACGAGCAAATTCTTGTGAGTTTAAATCAGATACCAGCAGAAATTTCTAAACTGGTTTTTACTGTCAATATTTACAATTGCCTAGAACGTAAACAAGATTTTGGACAAATTAAAAATGCCTTTGTACGCTTGGTAAATATATCCAACAATAAAGAAATTGCTCGGTATAACTTATCAGGTCAAGAATACAAAGGTATGACAGGAATGATTATGGCTGAAATCTATCGGCACAATAACGAGTGGAAAATGGCAGCAATTGGTAACGGCGTTAAAGTCAATGGTTTGGGTGAGCTTGTTAAAGCTTATGCTTAA
- a CDS encoding TerD family protein translates to MAVSLTKGQRVSLDKVAPGLSEAFVGLGWDIKSTDTGYDFDLDSSLFLLGANEKLLSDNHFIFYNNLISPDPDKSVQHMGDNLTGAGEGDDELIKINLKKVPNEIQKIVICVTIHEAQQRKQNFGQVQNAFVRLVNAQTQQESVRYDLVEDYSVETALIMAELYRKDGEWRLNAVGAGYQGGLQALLDRYS, encoded by the coding sequence ATGGCAGTTTCACTCACAAAAGGGCAACGAGTATCGCTTGATAAAGTAGCACCAGGGCTATCTGAAGCATTCGTTGGTTTAGGTTGGGACATTAAATCCACAGACACAGGCTATGATTTCGACCTTGATTCCTCACTATTCCTATTAGGTGCAAACGAAAAACTTTTATCTGATAACCATTTCATTTTCTACAATAATCTCATCAGTCCAGATCCCGATAAATCAGTTCAGCACATGGGGGATAATTTGACAGGCGCTGGTGAAGGAGATGATGAACTTATCAAAATCAACCTCAAAAAAGTACCAAACGAAATTCAAAAAATTGTGATCTGTGTAACTATCCATGAAGCACAACAACGCAAGCAGAATTTTGGTCAAGTACAAAACGCTTTCGTCAGATTAGTTAATGCTCAAACTCAACAAGAATCTGTCCGTTATGACTTAGTTGAAGACTACTCCGTAGAAACAGCTTTAATCATGGCTGAACTTTACCGCAAAGACGGCGAATGGCGGCTCAATGCAGTCGGCGCAGGGTATCAAGGCGGTTTACAAGCATTACTAGATCGCTATAGCTAA